Proteins co-encoded in one Dreissena polymorpha isolate Duluth1 chromosome 12, UMN_Dpol_1.0, whole genome shotgun sequence genomic window:
- the LOC127853343 gene encoding DEP domain-containing protein 1A-like isoform X5, which produces MGEHITAGPYRATLLWNSLIRSFRNGIELGRHRRYMKTYDECFVASDAVEWMHQYLTENPNFGTDVSRAQAVQLLKKLHKSRLFEDVRGPKHNRGEFTDSSRLFRLTLASPSKSIRTPIALRNNLKLANLRRHTEEKTSHAEPVKLDFDRMSSLPSLHDNKTTLPECHFVTKPLTAQEIEEQWKLLTFESLEKILGVQGLDDIIEPRYVSGRNIMHNCLYINKSGVVTNIDPKDQLPHWALSAMKCLAYWPDKTDENLPNYPGFEKDVFRVVKDYFCGLKEPLMTYNMYEVITNVFGLTMDDCTERIVKALQLVCLLLPPANRRRLHLLLRLINKMATNDKLVLDKTQPLRLFLLETFSRAVLCCHDEGEMDDQLVIQLVAFLMDHYVDVFAVPIDLKTGVEARITKLQRTKVTRLRHDSNIYIRIRYASEDPATLHYCQKVSLDEYENQRLTASQQALATLLEEIIQDNSMSSKEKKKRLKQFQKMHPDIYLRRFPCSLSEPDLYPSQPRIKPPLLAKPLLKLKGLRL; this is translated from the exons TGGAATAGCCTTATACGGTCGTTTCGGAATGGCATTGAACTTGGGCGACACAGACGATATATGAAAACCTATGATGAATGTTTTGTTGCGTCCGATGCAGTTGAATGGATGCATCAATATTTGACAGAAAATCCAAACTTTGGCACTGATGTCTCAAG AGCTCAGGCCGTACAACTGCTGAAGAAGCTCCACAAATCTCGGCTGTTTGAGGATGTACGGGGACCCAAACACAACCGGGGCGAGTTTACAGACAGCAGCAGGCTCTTCAG ACTCACCCTTGCATCACCGTCAAAATCGATCCGCACACCCATCGCTCTGCGAAACAACCTTAAACTTGCTAACCTGCGTCGTCATACAGAGGAGAAAACCAGTCATGCGGAACCAGTCAAGCTTGATTTCGACCGCATGTCCTCATTGCCATCATTGCATGATAACAAGACGACATTGCCAGAGTGTCATTTTGTGACCAAGCCGCTTACAGCGCAAGAAATTGAAGAGCAGTGGAAATTGCTTACATTTGAAAG CCTTGAGAAGATTCTTGGTGTTCAAGGCCTTGATGACATCATTGAGCCGCGATATGTCAGCGGTCGCAACATCATGCACAACTGTCTCTACATCAACAAGAGTGGTGTCGTCACCAATATAGACCCGAAAG ATCAACTACCACACTGGGCATTATCAGCAATGAAATGTTTGGCCTACT GGCCAGACAAGACAGACGAAAATCTTCCGAACTATCCCGGTTTTGAGAAAGATGTTTTTCGTGTAGTGAAGGACTATTTTTGCGGCCTAAAGGAACCCTTAATGACATACAATATGTACGAAGTGATAACAAATGTGTTTG GCCTGACGATGGACGACTGCACAGAGCGTATCGTGAAGGCACTACAGCTAGTGTGTCTGCTGCTACCACCAGCAAACAGGCGGCGTCTGCATCTGCTGCTGCGACTCATCAACAAGATGGCTACCAATGATAAGCTTGTATTGGACAAGACGCAGCCATTGAGATTATTT TTACTGGAGACGTTTTCCCGCGCCGTGCTGTGTTGCCATGATGAGGGCGAGATGGATGACCAGCTTGTGATTCAACTCGTCGCATTCCTCATGGACCACTACGTTGACGTGTTTGCGGTGCCCATCGACCTCAAAACTGGGGTGGAAGCTCGCATTACAAAACTCCAGCGAACAAAG GTCACCCGTCTTCGACACGACTCAAATATTTATATTCGA ATCCGGTACGCGAGTGAGGACCCAGCAACACTGCACTACTGCCAGAAGGTGTCACTGGATGAGTACGAGAACCAGCGTCTGACTGCCTCCCAGCAGGCCCTGGCCACGTTACTGGAGGAGATCATACAGGACAACAGCATGAGTAGCAAGGAGAAGAAGAAACGACTCAAACAG TTCCAGAAGATGCACCCAGATATCTACCTACGTCGCTTCCCGTGTAGCCTGAGTGAGCCTGACCTATACCCCTCCCAGCCAAGAATCAAGCCACCCCTCCTTGCTAAGCCACTTTTGAAACTGAAGGGACTTCGGCTCTGA
- the LOC127853343 gene encoding DEP domain-containing protein 1B-like isoform X4, which yields MGEHITAGPYRATLLWNSLIRSFRNGIELGRHRRYMKTYDECFVASDAVEWMHQYLTENPNFGTDVSRAQAVQLLKKLHKSRLFEDVRGPKHNRGEFTDSSRLFRLTLASPSKSIRTPIALRNNLKLANLRRHTEEKTSHAEPVKLDFDRMSSLPSLHDNKTTLPECHFVTKPLTAQEIEEQWKLLTFESLEKILGVQGLDDIIEPRYVSGRNIMHNCLYINKSGVVTNIDPKDQLPHWALSAMKCLAYWPDKTDENLPNYPGFEKDVFRVVKDYFCGLKEPLMTYNMYEVITNVFECQDASEGYSSATNILDLSPIHPVHENSRTSPNGDGLPLTRFETAFGPDNQTVTRVFYGDGIATDYNHEDSRNQSHHTPVETHFESDISPSSTGSSFFRKTSLRHSMHNLFNRGPSIRDRKSKKDKNSARRCSTGYGLNDDSSYGCTVGVYSRSSSDSSSYDTPVSRLPAVNRTESCTAGYVDRSEKYRSKPPIHNRPPSFDALYPESKYPKTHEPVIDASKRPSFFKRKKSLSTASLHAPHRKSVVERPDPGIKNLSSVSDGSSKGGPGGKEVGNGRSLSLSDLVGAAPPIENELQKQCQGRIRESDDSLTMDDCTERIVKALQLVCLLLPPANRRRLHLLLRLINKMATNDKLVLDKTQPLRLFLLETFSRAVLCCHDEGEMDDQLVIQLVAFLMDHYVDVFAVPIDLKTGVEARITKLQRTKVTRLRHDSNIYIRIRYASEDPATLHYCQKVSLDEYENQRLTASQQALATLLEEIIQDNSMSSKEKKKRLKQFQKMHPDIYLRRFPCSLSEPDLYPSQPRIKPPLLAKPLLKLKGLRL from the exons TGGAATAGCCTTATACGGTCGTTTCGGAATGGCATTGAACTTGGGCGACACAGACGATATATGAAAACCTATGATGAATGTTTTGTTGCGTCCGATGCAGTTGAATGGATGCATCAATATTTGACAGAAAATCCAAACTTTGGCACTGATGTCTCAAG AGCTCAGGCCGTACAACTGCTGAAGAAGCTCCACAAATCTCGGCTGTTTGAGGATGTACGGGGACCCAAACACAACCGGGGCGAGTTTACAGACAGCAGCAGGCTCTTCAG ACTCACCCTTGCATCACCGTCAAAATCGATCCGCACACCCATCGCTCTGCGAAACAACCTTAAACTTGCTAACCTGCGTCGTCATACAGAGGAGAAAACCAGTCATGCGGAACCAGTCAAGCTTGATTTCGACCGCATGTCCTCATTGCCATCATTGCATGATAACAAGACGACATTGCCAGAGTGTCATTTTGTGACCAAGCCGCTTACAGCGCAAGAAATTGAAGAGCAGTGGAAATTGCTTACATTTGAAAG CCTTGAGAAGATTCTTGGTGTTCAAGGCCTTGATGACATCATTGAGCCGCGATATGTCAGCGGTCGCAACATCATGCACAACTGTCTCTACATCAACAAGAGTGGTGTCGTCACCAATATAGACCCGAAAG ATCAACTACCACACTGGGCATTATCAGCAATGAAATGTTTGGCCTACT GGCCAGACAAGACAGACGAAAATCTTCCGAACTATCCCGGTTTTGAGAAAGATGTTTTTCGTGTAGTGAAGGACTATTTTTGCGGCCTAAAGGAACCCTTAATGACATACAATATGTACGAAGTGATAACAAATGTGTTTG AGTGCCAAGATGCTTCTGAAGGCTATTCCAGTGCAACGAACATTCTTGATCTTTCGCCCATTCATCCAGTTCACGAAAACAGTCGGACAAGTCCTAATGGAGATGGTCTTCCTTTGACGAGGTTTGAGACAGCTTTTGGGCCTGACAATCAAACTGTGACACGGGTTTTTTATGGCGATGGGATTGCAACAGACTATAACCATGAGGACAGCAGAAACCAGTCCCATCACACTCCGGTTGAGACTCATTTTGAATCAGATATATCTCCATCCAGCACCGGTTCTTCGTTTTTTCGAAAGACTTCTTTGCGTCACTCGATGCACAACTTGTTCAACAGAGGGCCGTCAATACGAGATAGGAAATCTAAGAAAGATAAGAATTCCGCAAGACGGTGTAGTACAGGTTATGGTTTAAATGATGACAGTTCTTATGGATGTACAGTGGGTGTTTACTCAAGATCTTCCTCTGACAGTTCATCCTATGACACGCCTGTTTCTCGCCTGCCAGCCGTAAACCGTACTGAGTCTTGCACAGCGGGATATGTGGACCGATCTGAGAAGTATCGCAGTAAACCGCCCATCCATAATCGCCCACCTAGCTTTGATGCCCTTTACCCAGAATCCAAATACCCCAAAACCCACGAGCCAGTCATAGACGCATCCAAACGACCATCGTTTTTTAAACGGAAAAAATCTCTCTCGACGGCATCATTGCATGCACCCCATAGGAAGTCTGTTGTAGAACGTCCTGACCCTGGGATTAAAAACTTATCATCGGTCTCAGATGGGAGCTCTAAGGGAGGGCCTGGGGGCAAAGAGGTCGGGAATGGGCGGAGCTTAAGCCTGTCAGATCTCGTTGGGGCAGCTCCCCCAATTGAGAACGAGCTGCAGAAACAATGCCAGGGCCGGATAAGGGAGAGTGATGATA GCCTGACGATGGACGACTGCACAGAGCGTATCGTGAAGGCACTACAGCTAGTGTGTCTGCTGCTACCACCAGCAAACAGGCGGCGTCTGCATCTGCTGCTGCGACTCATCAACAAGATGGCTACCAATGATAAGCTTGTATTGGACAAGACGCAGCCATTGAGATTATTT TTACTGGAGACGTTTTCCCGCGCCGTGCTGTGTTGCCATGATGAGGGCGAGATGGATGACCAGCTTGTGATTCAACTCGTCGCATTCCTCATGGACCACTACGTTGACGTGTTTGCGGTGCCCATCGACCTCAAAACTGGGGTGGAAGCTCGCATTACAAAACTCCAGCGAACAAAG GTCACCCGTCTTCGACACGACTCAAATATTTATATTCGA ATCCGGTACGCGAGTGAGGACCCAGCAACACTGCACTACTGCCAGAAGGTGTCACTGGATGAGTACGAGAACCAGCGTCTGACTGCCTCCCAGCAGGCCCTGGCCACGTTACTGGAGGAGATCATACAGGACAACAGCATGAGTAGCAAGGAGAAGAAGAAACGACTCAAACAG TTCCAGAAGATGCACCCAGATATCTACCTACGTCGCTTCCCGTGTAGCCTGAGTGAGCCTGACCTATACCCCTCCCAGCCAAGAATCAAGCCACCCCTCCTTGCTAAGCCACTTTTGAAACTGAAGGGACTTCGGCTCTGA
- the LOC127853343 gene encoding DEP domain-containing protein 1B-like isoform X3 encodes MGEHITAGPYRATLLWNSLIRSFRNGIELGRHRRYMKTYDECFVASDAVEWMHQYLTENPNFGTDVSRAQAVQLLKKLHKSRLFEDVRGPKHNRGEFTDSSRLFRLTLASPSKSIRTPIALRNNLKLANLRRHTEEKTSHAEPVKLDFDRMSSLPSLHDNKTTLPECHFVTKPLTAQEIEEQWKLLTFESLEKILGVQGLDDIIEPRYVSGRNIMHNCLYINKSGVVTNIDPKDQLPHWALSAMKCLAYWPDKTDENLPNYPGFEKDVFRVVKDYFCGLKEPLMTYNMYEVITNVFVKATNHGKSHPGVEPYFKGSSSAYPTNNEYFNSTPKTLISFKSVENLLMTLTRRYKPLTECQDASEGYSSATNILDLSPIHPVHENSRTSPNGDGLPLTRFETAFGPDNQTVTRVFYGDGIATDYNHEDSRNQSHHTPVETHFESDISPSSTGSSFFRKTSLRHSMHNLFNRGPSIRDRKSKKDKNSARRCSTGYGLNDDSSYGCTVGVYSRSSSDSSSYDTPVSRLPAVNRTESCTAGYVDRSEKYRSKPPIHNRPPSFDALYPESKYPKTHEPVIDASKRPSFFKRKKSLSTASLHAPHRKSVVERPDPGIKNLSSVSDGSSKGGPGGKEVGNGRSLSLSDLVGAAPPIENELQKQCQGRIRESDDSLTMDDCTERIVKALQLVCLLLPPANRRRLHLLLRLINKMATNDKLVLDKTQPLRLFLLETFSRAVLCCHDEGEMDDQLVIQLVAFLMDHYVDVFAVPIDLKTGVEARITKLQRTKIRYASEDPATLHYCQKVSLDEYENQRLTASQQALATLLEEIIQDNSMSSKEKKKRLKQFQKMHPDIYLRRFPCSLSEPDLYPSQPRIKPPLLAKPLLKLKGLRL; translated from the exons TGGAATAGCCTTATACGGTCGTTTCGGAATGGCATTGAACTTGGGCGACACAGACGATATATGAAAACCTATGATGAATGTTTTGTTGCGTCCGATGCAGTTGAATGGATGCATCAATATTTGACAGAAAATCCAAACTTTGGCACTGATGTCTCAAG AGCTCAGGCCGTACAACTGCTGAAGAAGCTCCACAAATCTCGGCTGTTTGAGGATGTACGGGGACCCAAACACAACCGGGGCGAGTTTACAGACAGCAGCAGGCTCTTCAG ACTCACCCTTGCATCACCGTCAAAATCGATCCGCACACCCATCGCTCTGCGAAACAACCTTAAACTTGCTAACCTGCGTCGTCATACAGAGGAGAAAACCAGTCATGCGGAACCAGTCAAGCTTGATTTCGACCGCATGTCCTCATTGCCATCATTGCATGATAACAAGACGACATTGCCAGAGTGTCATTTTGTGACCAAGCCGCTTACAGCGCAAGAAATTGAAGAGCAGTGGAAATTGCTTACATTTGAAAG CCTTGAGAAGATTCTTGGTGTTCAAGGCCTTGATGACATCATTGAGCCGCGATATGTCAGCGGTCGCAACATCATGCACAACTGTCTCTACATCAACAAGAGTGGTGTCGTCACCAATATAGACCCGAAAG ATCAACTACCACACTGGGCATTATCAGCAATGAAATGTTTGGCCTACT GGCCAGACAAGACAGACGAAAATCTTCCGAACTATCCCGGTTTTGAGAAAGATGTTTTTCGTGTAGTGAAGGACTATTTTTGCGGCCTAAAGGAACCCTTAATGACATACAATATGTACGAAGTGATAACAAATGTGTTTG TAAAAGCAACCAATCACGGAAAATCTCACCCTGGTGTTGAGCCATATTTCAAAGGCTCTTCTTCAGCTTATCCGACTAACAATGAATACTTTAACTCCACACCCAAGACGCTAATCTCCTTCAAATCTGTTGAAAATTTGCTCATGACTTTAACGAGACGTTATAAACCATTGACAGAGTGCCAAGATGCTTCTGAAGGCTATTCCAGTGCAACGAACATTCTTGATCTTTCGCCCATTCATCCAGTTCACGAAAACAGTCGGACAAGTCCTAATGGAGATGGTCTTCCTTTGACGAGGTTTGAGACAGCTTTTGGGCCTGACAATCAAACTGTGACACGGGTTTTTTATGGCGATGGGATTGCAACAGACTATAACCATGAGGACAGCAGAAACCAGTCCCATCACACTCCGGTTGAGACTCATTTTGAATCAGATATATCTCCATCCAGCACCGGTTCTTCGTTTTTTCGAAAGACTTCTTTGCGTCACTCGATGCACAACTTGTTCAACAGAGGGCCGTCAATACGAGATAGGAAATCTAAGAAAGATAAGAATTCCGCAAGACGGTGTAGTACAGGTTATGGTTTAAATGATGACAGTTCTTATGGATGTACAGTGGGTGTTTACTCAAGATCTTCCTCTGACAGTTCATCCTATGACACGCCTGTTTCTCGCCTGCCAGCCGTAAACCGTACTGAGTCTTGCACAGCGGGATATGTGGACCGATCTGAGAAGTATCGCAGTAAACCGCCCATCCATAATCGCCCACCTAGCTTTGATGCCCTTTACCCAGAATCCAAATACCCCAAAACCCACGAGCCAGTCATAGACGCATCCAAACGACCATCGTTTTTTAAACGGAAAAAATCTCTCTCGACGGCATCATTGCATGCACCCCATAGGAAGTCTGTTGTAGAACGTCCTGACCCTGGGATTAAAAACTTATCATCGGTCTCAGATGGGAGCTCTAAGGGAGGGCCTGGGGGCAAAGAGGTCGGGAATGGGCGGAGCTTAAGCCTGTCAGATCTCGTTGGGGCAGCTCCCCCAATTGAGAACGAGCTGCAGAAACAATGCCAGGGCCGGATAAGGGAGAGTGATGATA GCCTGACGATGGACGACTGCACAGAGCGTATCGTGAAGGCACTACAGCTAGTGTGTCTGCTGCTACCACCAGCAAACAGGCGGCGTCTGCATCTGCTGCTGCGACTCATCAACAAGATGGCTACCAATGATAAGCTTGTATTGGACAAGACGCAGCCATTGAGATTATTT TTACTGGAGACGTTTTCCCGCGCCGTGCTGTGTTGCCATGATGAGGGCGAGATGGATGACCAGCTTGTGATTCAACTCGTCGCATTCCTCATGGACCACTACGTTGACGTGTTTGCGGTGCCCATCGACCTCAAAACTGGGGTGGAAGCTCGCATTACAAAACTCCAGCGAACAAAG ATCCGGTACGCGAGTGAGGACCCAGCAACACTGCACTACTGCCAGAAGGTGTCACTGGATGAGTACGAGAACCAGCGTCTGACTGCCTCCCAGCAGGCCCTGGCCACGTTACTGGAGGAGATCATACAGGACAACAGCATGAGTAGCAAGGAGAAGAAGAAACGACTCAAACAG TTCCAGAAGATGCACCCAGATATCTACCTACGTCGCTTCCCGTGTAGCCTGAGTGAGCCTGACCTATACCCCTCCCAGCCAAGAATCAAGCCACCCCTCCTTGCTAAGCCACTTTTGAAACTGAAGGGACTTCGGCTCTGA
- the LOC127853343 gene encoding DEP domain-containing protein 1B-like isoform X2: MGEHITAGPYRATLLWNSLIRSFRNGIELGRHRRYMKTYDECFVASDAVEWMHQYLTENPNFGTDVSRAQAVQLLKKLHKSRLFEDVRGPKHNRGEFTDSSRLFRLTLASPSKSIRTPIALRNNLKLANLRRHTEEKTSHAEPVKLDFDRMSSLPSLHDNKTTLPECHFVTKPLTAQEIEEQWKLLTFESLEKILGVQGLDDIIEPRYVSGRNIMHNCLYINKSGVVTNIDPKDQLPHWALSAMKCLAYWPDKTDENLPNYPGFEKDVFRVVKDYFCGLKEPLMTYNMYEVITNVFVKATNHGKSHPGVEPYFKGSSSAYPTNNEYFNSTPKTLISFKSVENLLMTLTRRYKPLTECQDASEGYSSATNILDLSPIHPVHENSRTSPNGDGLPLTRFETAFGPDNQTVTRVFYGDGIATDYNHEDSRNQSHHTPVETHFESDISPSSTGSSFFRKTSLRHSMHNLFNRGPSIRDRKSKKDKNSARRCSTGYGLNDDSSYGCTVGVYSRSSSDSSSYDTPVSRLPAVNRTESCTAGYVDRSEKYRSKPPIHNRPPSFDALYPESKYPKTHEPVIDASKRPSFFKRKKSLSTASLHAPHRKSVVERPDPGIKNLSSVSDGSSKGGPGGKEVGNGRSLSLSDLVGAAPPIENELQKQCQGRIRESDDSLTMDDCTERIVKALQLVCLLLPPANRRRLHLLLRLINKMATNDKLVLDKTQPLRLFLLETFSRAVLCCHDEGEMDDQLVIQLVAFLMDHYVDVFAVPIDLKTGVEARITKLQRTKVVAEVFKCKCSKIRYASEDPATLHYCQKVSLDEYENQRLTASQQALATLLEEIIQDNSMSSKEKKKRLKQFQKMHPDIYLRRFPCSLSEPDLYPSQPRIKPPLLAKPLLKLKGLRL; the protein is encoded by the exons TGGAATAGCCTTATACGGTCGTTTCGGAATGGCATTGAACTTGGGCGACACAGACGATATATGAAAACCTATGATGAATGTTTTGTTGCGTCCGATGCAGTTGAATGGATGCATCAATATTTGACAGAAAATCCAAACTTTGGCACTGATGTCTCAAG AGCTCAGGCCGTACAACTGCTGAAGAAGCTCCACAAATCTCGGCTGTTTGAGGATGTACGGGGACCCAAACACAACCGGGGCGAGTTTACAGACAGCAGCAGGCTCTTCAG ACTCACCCTTGCATCACCGTCAAAATCGATCCGCACACCCATCGCTCTGCGAAACAACCTTAAACTTGCTAACCTGCGTCGTCATACAGAGGAGAAAACCAGTCATGCGGAACCAGTCAAGCTTGATTTCGACCGCATGTCCTCATTGCCATCATTGCATGATAACAAGACGACATTGCCAGAGTGTCATTTTGTGACCAAGCCGCTTACAGCGCAAGAAATTGAAGAGCAGTGGAAATTGCTTACATTTGAAAG CCTTGAGAAGATTCTTGGTGTTCAAGGCCTTGATGACATCATTGAGCCGCGATATGTCAGCGGTCGCAACATCATGCACAACTGTCTCTACATCAACAAGAGTGGTGTCGTCACCAATATAGACCCGAAAG ATCAACTACCACACTGGGCATTATCAGCAATGAAATGTTTGGCCTACT GGCCAGACAAGACAGACGAAAATCTTCCGAACTATCCCGGTTTTGAGAAAGATGTTTTTCGTGTAGTGAAGGACTATTTTTGCGGCCTAAAGGAACCCTTAATGACATACAATATGTACGAAGTGATAACAAATGTGTTTG TAAAAGCAACCAATCACGGAAAATCTCACCCTGGTGTTGAGCCATATTTCAAAGGCTCTTCTTCAGCTTATCCGACTAACAATGAATACTTTAACTCCACACCCAAGACGCTAATCTCCTTCAAATCTGTTGAAAATTTGCTCATGACTTTAACGAGACGTTATAAACCATTGACAGAGTGCCAAGATGCTTCTGAAGGCTATTCCAGTGCAACGAACATTCTTGATCTTTCGCCCATTCATCCAGTTCACGAAAACAGTCGGACAAGTCCTAATGGAGATGGTCTTCCTTTGACGAGGTTTGAGACAGCTTTTGGGCCTGACAATCAAACTGTGACACGGGTTTTTTATGGCGATGGGATTGCAACAGACTATAACCATGAGGACAGCAGAAACCAGTCCCATCACACTCCGGTTGAGACTCATTTTGAATCAGATATATCTCCATCCAGCACCGGTTCTTCGTTTTTTCGAAAGACTTCTTTGCGTCACTCGATGCACAACTTGTTCAACAGAGGGCCGTCAATACGAGATAGGAAATCTAAGAAAGATAAGAATTCCGCAAGACGGTGTAGTACAGGTTATGGTTTAAATGATGACAGTTCTTATGGATGTACAGTGGGTGTTTACTCAAGATCTTCCTCTGACAGTTCATCCTATGACACGCCTGTTTCTCGCCTGCCAGCCGTAAACCGTACTGAGTCTTGCACAGCGGGATATGTGGACCGATCTGAGAAGTATCGCAGTAAACCGCCCATCCATAATCGCCCACCTAGCTTTGATGCCCTTTACCCAGAATCCAAATACCCCAAAACCCACGAGCCAGTCATAGACGCATCCAAACGACCATCGTTTTTTAAACGGAAAAAATCTCTCTCGACGGCATCATTGCATGCACCCCATAGGAAGTCTGTTGTAGAACGTCCTGACCCTGGGATTAAAAACTTATCATCGGTCTCAGATGGGAGCTCTAAGGGAGGGCCTGGGGGCAAAGAGGTCGGGAATGGGCGGAGCTTAAGCCTGTCAGATCTCGTTGGGGCAGCTCCCCCAATTGAGAACGAGCTGCAGAAACAATGCCAGGGCCGGATAAGGGAGAGTGATGATA GCCTGACGATGGACGACTGCACAGAGCGTATCGTGAAGGCACTACAGCTAGTGTGTCTGCTGCTACCACCAGCAAACAGGCGGCGTCTGCATCTGCTGCTGCGACTCATCAACAAGATGGCTACCAATGATAAGCTTGTATTGGACAAGACGCAGCCATTGAGATTATTT TTACTGGAGACGTTTTCCCGCGCCGTGCTGTGTTGCCATGATGAGGGCGAGATGGATGACCAGCTTGTGATTCAACTCGTCGCATTCCTCATGGACCACTACGTTGACGTGTTTGCGGTGCCCATCGACCTCAAAACTGGGGTGGAAGCTCGCATTACAAAACTCCAGCGAACAAAG GTGGTTGCGGAggtgtttaaatgtaaatgtagcAAG ATCCGGTACGCGAGTGAGGACCCAGCAACACTGCACTACTGCCAGAAGGTGTCACTGGATGAGTACGAGAACCAGCGTCTGACTGCCTCCCAGCAGGCCCTGGCCACGTTACTGGAGGAGATCATACAGGACAACAGCATGAGTAGCAAGGAGAAGAAGAAACGACTCAAACAG TTCCAGAAGATGCACCCAGATATCTACCTACGTCGCTTCCCGTGTAGCCTGAGTGAGCCTGACCTATACCCCTCCCAGCCAAGAATCAAGCCACCCCTCCTTGCTAAGCCACTTTTGAAACTGAAGGGACTTCGGCTCTGA